Proteins encoded in a region of the Cupriavidus pauculus genome:
- a CDS encoding TadE/TadG family type IV pilus assembly protein, with the protein MTARILRRARTRGASAVEFALVAPLFFLTFFSIIDFSAMMWANLTMQHAVREGARYAVTGQTNLDPNTSSQQRYRAVLEKIHDSSLGVYDMSGAQVTTRVNGTSQASGAGMFGSAGDIVIIEVTCNWPLLTPVVAAFYTSTGGKYRFRVAATMRNEAF; encoded by the coding sequence ATGACTGCACGCATCCTTCGTCGCGCTCGCACGCGTGGCGCCAGCGCCGTCGAGTTCGCGCTCGTGGCCCCGTTGTTCTTCCTCACGTTCTTTTCCATCATCGACTTCAGCGCGATGATGTGGGCCAACCTCACCATGCAGCACGCGGTGCGCGAAGGCGCGCGCTATGCGGTGACGGGCCAGACCAACCTCGACCCCAACACGAGCAGCCAGCAGCGCTATCGCGCCGTGCTCGAGAAAATCCACGACAGTTCGCTCGGGGTGTACGACATGTCCGGCGCGCAGGTCACCACGCGGGTCAACGGTACCTCGCAGGCCAGCGGCGCGGGCATGTTCGGCTCGGCCGGCGACATCGTGATCATCGAGGTCACCTGCAACTGGCCGCTGCTCACCCCCGTCGTGGCCGCGTTCTACACCTCCACCGGCGGCAAGTACCGCTTTCGCGTGGCGGCCACCATGCGCAACGAGGCCTTCTGA
- a CDS encoding type II secretion system F family protein yields MKVEQIAVLVLTFVLAFGAALAAMLLLQPDASRKRIQEASRATAGEDDTPSVLQDEWLQRLAQASKPLAKLAVPKEGWDGSVLRTRFMNAGWRSPAAIPVYFAAKTALALAFPLAVFLATGGVVSEDNPRLLPIAMLAAAIAGFYLPDLVLRRRIRQRKQEIFEAFPDALDLITVCVEAGLALDAALLKVVEELRSQRGALGEELELLVLELRAGLSREKALRNLALRTDVDDVDMLVSMLVQADRFGTSIAESLRVQADTLRTRRRQRAEECAAKIAVKLLFPLIFFIFPSLMVVLLGSPALQFYRALMPFMMGQGG; encoded by the coding sequence ATGAAAGTCGAACAGATCGCGGTACTGGTGCTGACGTTCGTGCTGGCCTTTGGCGCGGCGCTCGCGGCGATGTTGCTGCTCCAGCCCGATGCTTCGCGCAAGCGCATCCAAGAGGCTTCGCGCGCCACGGCCGGGGAGGACGACACGCCGTCGGTCCTGCAGGACGAATGGCTGCAACGGCTCGCGCAGGCATCGAAGCCCCTCGCGAAGCTCGCCGTGCCGAAGGAAGGCTGGGACGGCTCGGTGCTGCGCACGCGCTTCATGAACGCCGGCTGGCGCAGCCCCGCGGCGATTCCCGTCTACTTCGCGGCCAAGACCGCGCTGGCACTTGCGTTCCCGCTTGCGGTGTTCCTCGCCACGGGCGGTGTGGTCAGCGAGGACAACCCGCGGCTGTTGCCCATCGCGATGCTCGCCGCGGCCATCGCGGGCTTCTACCTGCCGGACCTCGTCCTGCGCCGGCGCATCCGCCAGCGCAAGCAGGAAATCTTCGAGGCGTTCCCCGATGCGCTGGACCTGATCACGGTCTGCGTGGAGGCGGGCCTCGCGCTCGATGCGGCGCTGCTCAAGGTGGTGGAGGAACTGCGCAGCCAGCGCGGCGCGCTGGGCGAAGAGCTCGAACTGCTGGTGCTGGAGTTGCGCGCCGGCCTCTCGCGCGAAAAGGCACTGCGCAATCTCGCGCTGCGCACGGACGTCGATGACGTGGACATGCTGGTCAGCATGCTCGTTCAGGCGGACCGCTTCGGCACGAGCATCGCGGAGTCGCTGCGCGTGCAGGCCGATACGCTGCGCACACGGCGCCGACAGCGCGCCGAGGAATGCGCGGCGAAGATCGCGGTCAAGCTGCTGTTCCCGCTCATCTTCTTTATCTTTCCGTCGCTGATGGTCGTACTGCTCGGCTCGCCCGCGCTGCAGTTCTATCGCGCGCTCATGCCGTTCATGATGGGACAGGGCGGATAG
- a CDS encoding CpaE family protein yields MAKLILVSADDTRARQMLALAQQADIQRQPQLVCAEPAKALAMAGLIHTSDFLVLQADEFDADVLERLRQRFPEPGDVPCILVTPAPSADLLMRAMRMGVRSVLRWPLDPREFHAELCRVAARTPAEMQAEARTISFSSCKGGAGTTFVAANFAHAVAALRGKRVLLVDLVQQFGDAAFVVTDKKPPATIADICQQAGRLDLALLDACITHAHPNLDVIAGAGDPVKAGDLKAAHLELILDLARPAYDVLVFDVGQEINPSSIMVLDHSDSIHCVTQLSLPYLRAGRHLLDIFRSLGYPAERTQLVVNQFDRHAPITGRTLEETLGARVAHTLPHDPKTAREAANQGVPVLQLAPHSAISRAFTRMVDDMFPQAGAREEGLFSRLLGHRAAPARPLALGKQA; encoded by the coding sequence ATGGCAAAGCTTATCCTGGTGTCGGCCGACGACACCCGCGCACGGCAGATGCTGGCGCTGGCCCAGCAGGCCGACATCCAGCGCCAGCCGCAGCTCGTGTGCGCGGAGCCCGCCAAGGCGCTCGCCATGGCCGGCCTGATCCACACGTCGGATTTCCTCGTGCTGCAGGCGGACGAGTTCGACGCCGACGTGCTCGAACGGCTGCGCCAGCGCTTTCCGGAACCGGGCGACGTGCCCTGCATCCTCGTCACGCCGGCGCCGTCCGCGGACCTGCTGATGCGCGCGATGCGCATGGGCGTGCGCAGCGTGCTGCGCTGGCCGCTCGACCCGCGCGAATTCCACGCCGAGCTCTGCCGCGTGGCCGCGCGCACACCGGCCGAGATGCAGGCCGAGGCGCGCACCATTTCGTTCTCCTCGTGCAAGGGCGGTGCCGGCACCACCTTCGTCGCGGCGAACTTCGCGCATGCGGTGGCCGCGCTGCGCGGCAAGCGCGTGCTGCTCGTGGACCTCGTGCAGCAGTTCGGAGACGCCGCGTTCGTCGTCACCGACAAGAAGCCGCCCGCCACCATTGCCGATATCTGCCAGCAGGCGGGCCGGCTCGATCTCGCGCTGCTCGATGCATGCATCACGCATGCGCATCCGAATCTCGACGTGATCGCCGGCGCCGGCGATCCGGTCAAGGCCGGCGATCTCAAGGCCGCGCATCTCGAACTGATCCTCGACCTCGCGCGACCCGCGTACGACGTGCTCGTGTTCGACGTCGGGCAGGAGATCAATCCGTCGTCGATCATGGTGCTCGACCACAGCGACTCGATCCACTGCGTCACGCAACTGTCGCTGCCCTACCTGCGCGCGGGCCGCCATCTGCTGGACATCTTCCGTTCGCTCGGCTACCCGGCCGAACGCACGCAGCTGGTCGTCAACCAGTTCGATCGCCACGCACCCATCACCGGACGCACGCTCGAGGAAACCCTCGGCGCGCGCGTGGCCCATACGCTGCCGCACGATCCGAAGACCGCGCGCGAAGCGGCCAACCAGGGCGTGCCCGTGCTGCAGCTCGCGCCGCACAGCGCGATCTCGCGCGCGTTCACGCGCATGGTCGATGACATGTTCCCGCAGGCCGGCGCGCGCGAAGAAGGCTTGTTCTCGCGGCTGCTGGGCCACCGCGCCGCGCCGGCCCGGCCGCTCGCGCTCGGCAAGCAGGCCTGA
- a CDS encoding CpaF family protein → MSLRAQLFEKAGEAMPDHVVAADTGTAANACHPGGGSAQPPGSGANAAYQQLKLDIHAAIIERVELEKLQRLTPDQVRREIAVLVERIIEERNIPINEAERRRLVSDVRDEMLGYGPLEPLLADPTISDILVNTASKVYVERRGKLELTDVTFHDDAHLLKVIDRMVSRVGRRIDESSPMVDARLPDGSRINAIIPPSAVDGPLLSIRRFAVNPLMVKDLVELQTLTPPMAQLIEAMVKAKLNILISGGTGSGKTTMLNILSGFIPASERVVTIEDAAELQLRQDHVLRLETRPPNIEGRGEITQRSLVRNALRMRPDRIILGEVRGAEALDMLHAMNTGHEGSLATIHANSPRDALTRLENMVSMAGLSLPPRTMRQQITSAITVILQVSRLTDGRRKLLSIQEVTGMESDVVNMQEIFTFKRSGVDADGRVKGYFCATGVRPHFSDRLAAFGLSVPERLYEPSIRFDV, encoded by the coding sequence ATGTCCCTGCGCGCCCAACTGTTCGAGAAAGCCGGCGAGGCCATGCCGGACCATGTGGTGGCCGCCGATACCGGCACCGCGGCCAACGCCTGCCATCCGGGCGGCGGTAGCGCCCAGCCCCCCGGGTCGGGCGCCAACGCCGCCTATCAGCAACTCAAGCTCGATATCCACGCGGCCATCATCGAGCGCGTGGAACTGGAAAAGCTGCAGCGCCTCACGCCCGATCAGGTACGCCGTGAAATCGCGGTGCTCGTCGAGCGCATCATCGAGGAACGCAATATCCCGATCAACGAGGCCGAACGGCGCAGGCTCGTCTCCGACGTGCGCGACGAGATGCTCGGCTACGGTCCGCTGGAACCGCTGCTCGCCGATCCCACGATCTCGGACATCCTCGTCAACACCGCGAGCAAGGTCTACGTGGAACGGCGCGGCAAGCTCGAACTCACCGACGTGACGTTCCACGACGACGCGCACCTGCTCAAGGTGATCGACCGCATGGTCTCGCGCGTGGGCCGGCGCATCGACGAATCGAGCCCGATGGTCGATGCGCGCCTGCCCGACGGCTCGCGCATCAACGCGATCATCCCGCCCTCGGCCGTCGATGGCCCGCTGCTGTCGATTCGCCGCTTCGCGGTGAATCCGCTGATGGTCAAGGACCTGGTCGAACTCCAGACGCTGACGCCGCCGATGGCGCAGCTGATCGAGGCGATGGTCAAGGCCAAGCTCAATATCCTGATCTCCGGCGGCACCGGCAGCGGCAAGACCACGATGCTGAACATCCTCTCGGGCTTCATTCCCGCCAGCGAGCGCGTGGTGACCATCGAGGACGCGGCCGAACTGCAGCTGCGGCAGGACCACGTGCTGCGGCTGGAAACGCGTCCGCCCAACATCGAGGGCCGTGGCGAGATCACGCAGCGCTCGCTCGTGCGCAATGCGCTGCGGATGCGCCCGGACCGCATCATCCTCGGCGAAGTGCGCGGCGCGGAAGCGCTCGACATGCTCCACGCGATGAACACCGGCCACGAAGGCTCGCTCGCCACGATCCACGCGAACAGCCCGCGCGACGCGCTCACGCGCCTCGAGAACATGGTCAGCATGGCGGGCCTCTCGCTGCCGCCGCGCACGATGCGCCAGCAGATCACGTCCGCCATCACGGTGATCCTGCAGGTATCGCGGCTGACCGATGGCCGCCGCAAGCTGCTGAGCATCCAGGAAGTCACGGGCATGGAGAGCGACGTCGTCAACATGCAGGAGATCTTCACGTTCAAGCGCTCGGGCGTCGATGCCGACGGCCGGGTCAAGGGCTACTTCTGCGCGACGGGCGTGCGGCCGCACTTCTCGGACCGCCTCGCCGCGTTCGGGCTGTCGGTGCCCGAGCGGCTCTACGAGCCTTCGATACGGTTCGACGTCTGA
- a CDS encoding type II secretion system F family protein yields the protein MDNTLIGFALSLFIAIVVMLALGYQWWMRRHSAAARRFDRRLRAVSEASWQEDGNGAGSIVKDRAFSRSPFVAALLERMPRIHALDRMLMQSGLRWNVSTFTTITFLPPVALWLLGRLLGVPDLMLTVACLGWLVLPFWHVQRRRARRLARIEMQLPEAADMISRALRAGHSFSSALDMAGAELSDPLGAEFRTTFDEINYGASMHDALTNLAERAPLPDLRYLVIAVLIQRESGGNLAEILGNVAYIIRERMKLMGQVRVLSAEGRLSGIILALLPFGLAGAMYLVNPGFLKPLRNDPAGPWIVGYALLLMALGLVWMRRIVRIHI from the coding sequence ATGGACAACACGCTGATCGGCTTCGCGCTGTCGCTCTTCATCGCCATCGTCGTGATGCTCGCGCTCGGCTATCAATGGTGGATGCGCCGCCATAGCGCGGCCGCGCGCCGCTTCGACCGCCGCCTGCGCGCGGTGTCGGAAGCGAGCTGGCAGGAAGACGGCAACGGTGCCGGCTCCATCGTCAAGGACCGCGCGTTCAGCCGCTCGCCATTCGTCGCGGCGCTGCTCGAGCGCATGCCGCGCATCCACGCGCTGGACCGCATGCTGATGCAGTCGGGGCTGCGGTGGAACGTCTCGACGTTCACGACCATCACGTTCCTGCCGCCGGTGGCGCTGTGGCTGCTGGGCCGGCTGCTGGGCGTGCCCGACCTCATGCTGACCGTCGCCTGCCTCGGCTGGCTCGTGCTGCCGTTCTGGCACGTGCAGCGCCGCCGCGCGCGCCGGCTCGCACGCATCGAGATGCAGTTGCCCGAGGCCGCGGACATGATCAGCCGCGCGCTGCGCGCCGGCCACTCGTTCTCGAGCGCGCTCGATATGGCCGGTGCCGAATTGTCCGATCCGCTCGGCGCCGAGTTCCGCACCACGTTCGACGAGATCAACTACGGCGCCTCGATGCACGATGCACTGACCAACCTGGCCGAGCGCGCGCCGCTGCCCGACCTGCGCTACCTCGTCATCGCGGTGCTGATCCAGCGGGAGTCGGGCGGCAATCTGGCCGAGATTCTCGGCAACGTCGCCTACATCATTCGCGAACGCATGAAGCTCATGGGCCAGGTGCGCGTGCTGTCGGCCGAGGGGCGGCTGTCCGGCATCATCCTCGCGTTGCTGCCGTTCGGGCTGGCGGGCGCGATGTACCTCGTGAACCCCGGCTTTCTCAAGCCGCTGCGCAACGATCCGGCCGGACCGTGGATCGTCGGCTATGCGCTGCTGCTGATGGCGCTGGGACTCGTGTGGATGCGCCGGATCGTGCGGATCCATATCTAG
- a CDS encoding vWA domain-containing protein has product MKPLSPRHARQQGQITIIAALTMIGLAGIVGLAVDAGMAYVTKARLNAAVDSAAVAAARAVTNGTTQAQQTASAQQAASDFFHANFANGYLRGTPSLNTPTVQFEQGKVTISVSATSTMPLTLLKVLGFNNVAVAATSTTIRKDLDMIFVIDSSGSMGPVWSTVRSNANSFLNQFSPTTDRVGLVHFSSGGLTDIPIRTSQRGFDRPTMQTTITNMSNGGNTNYAEGLWQARAQLNSILQTNRSSLRVVVFFSDGRPNTIAATYQLNGNRTCAGGITASSPTATPSGYYTFDKQNSTMGGNCDAVNGNKAPTQMPTYYNVHNANDTEFLIVGSKPNTVTAATNGNNLARNVYNAAANVPLAMASSMRDAGVYIFTLGLDGNGGFDADLLRNMANTPDAPSYNNKQTSGVYCYAATINDLRPCFAKLASEILRISK; this is encoded by the coding sequence ATGAAACCCCTCTCCCCACGACATGCACGTCAGCAAGGCCAGATCACGATCATCGCCGCGCTGACGATGATCGGACTCGCGGGCATCGTCGGGCTGGCGGTGGACGCCGGCATGGCGTACGTCACCAAGGCGCGCCTCAACGCGGCCGTGGACTCGGCCGCCGTGGCCGCCGCGCGCGCCGTCACCAACGGCACGACGCAGGCCCAGCAGACCGCCTCGGCACAGCAGGCCGCCTCCGACTTCTTCCACGCGAACTTCGCCAACGGCTATCTGCGCGGCACGCCGTCGCTCAACACCCCGACCGTGCAGTTCGAACAGGGCAAGGTCACGATTTCGGTTTCCGCCACGAGCACGATGCCCCTCACGCTGCTCAAGGTCCTCGGCTTCAACAACGTCGCGGTCGCGGCCACGTCCACGACGATCCGCAAAGACCTCGACATGATCTTCGTGATCGACTCGTCGGGCTCGATGGGTCCGGTCTGGAGCACCGTGCGGTCCAATGCCAACAGTTTCCTGAACCAGTTCAGCCCGACGACCGATCGCGTGGGCCTGGTACATTTTTCGTCGGGTGGCCTCACGGACATTCCCATCCGCACGTCGCAGCGGGGCTTCGACCGGCCCACGATGCAGACGACCATCACCAATATGAGCAACGGCGGCAACACGAACTATGCCGAGGGGCTCTGGCAGGCACGCGCGCAGCTCAACAGCATTCTGCAGACCAACCGGTCGAGCCTGCGCGTGGTGGTGTTCTTCTCCGACGGGCGGCCCAATACGATCGCGGCCACGTACCAGCTCAACGGCAATCGCACCTGCGCGGGCGGCATCACGGCGTCTTCCCCCACCGCGACGCCGAGCGGCTACTACACGTTCGACAAGCAGAACTCGACCATGGGCGGCAACTGCGACGCGGTCAATGGCAACAAGGCGCCGACGCAGATGCCCACCTACTACAACGTGCACAACGCGAACGATACCGAGTTCCTGATCGTCGGCAGCAAGCCCAACACGGTGACGGCCGCCACCAACGGCAACAATCTCGCACGCAATGTCTACAACGCGGCGGCCAACGTACCGCTGGCCATGGCGTCGTCCATGCGCGACGCGGGCGTGTATATCTTCACGCTCGGCCTCGACGGCAACGGCGGCTTCGACGCGGATCTGCTGCGGAACATGGCCAATACCCCAGACGCCCCGTCTTACAACAACAAGCAGACAAGTGGCGTGTACTGCTACGCGGCCACGATCAACGACCTGCGTCCCTGCTTCGCGAAACTGGCCTCGGAGATCCTGCGCATTTCCAAATAG
- a CDS encoding TadE/TadG family type IV pilus assembly protein encodes MTPARTLRTQRGTQRGIAVIEFAILMPIFVFLTLPVIDFARAIQANLILVNLTREGASLASRSSQTPQVIMNSLAQTTPPLDMGRRGMIYVTKVMGNAENCNKSGTNCTVRNIVLEQYRWTGGWSMGGSAPASKTYGSCSRWGNDGSCSSLPSPGTGSPTANTMPGKIADGQVIWVVESYYSFNMFFQGLGIGTLRMPTLGPNLYSSTVF; translated from the coding sequence ATGACTCCCGCACGCACCCTCCGGACCCAGCGTGGCACGCAACGCGGCATCGCCGTGATCGAGTTCGCGATCCTGATGCCGATCTTCGTGTTCCTCACGCTGCCCGTCATCGACTTCGCCCGCGCGATCCAGGCCAACCTCATCCTCGTCAACCTCACGCGCGAAGGCGCCAGCCTGGCGTCGCGCAGTTCGCAGACGCCGCAGGTCATCATGAACTCGCTCGCGCAGACCACGCCGCCGCTCGATATGGGCCGGCGCGGCATGATCTACGTGACCAAGGTGATGGGCAATGCCGAGAACTGCAACAAGTCCGGCACCAACTGCACGGTCCGCAATATCGTGCTCGAGCAATATCGCTGGACGGGCGGCTGGAGCATGGGCGGCAGCGCGCCCGCCAGCAAGACGTACGGCAGCTGCAGCCGCTGGGGCAACGACGGCAGCTGTTCGAGCCTGCCCTCGCCCGGCACCGGCTCGCCCACCGCCAACACGATGCCCGGCAAGATCGCCGACGGGCAGGTCATCTGGGTCGTGGAGTCGTACTACAGCTTCAACATGTTCTTCCAGGGTCTGGGCATCGGCACGCTGCGGATGCCGACGCTCGGCCCCAACCTGTATTCCTCGACGGTGTTCTGA